Genomic segment of uncultured Tolumonas sp.:
GCACGACCCATTACCGTTCACGGTAGACGGTGCCTCGCTTCGATCTGGAGCAACATCACCCATCAGAAGAGTACCGAAGAACAGCTGCGCAAGTTATCAATGGCCGTGGAGCAAAGCCCAGGCAGTATTGTGATCACCGATCTGAATGGCAATATCGAGTATGTCAACGAAGCTTTTGTGCGCATCACCGGCTGGCAACGTAATGAAGTGGTTGGTCAAAATCCCAGAGTATTAAAATCAGATCTGACTCCAACAGCAACCTATGATGCTATGTGGGCAACTCTCACCAACGGTCATACCTGGAGCGGAGAGTTTATCAACCGGCGTAAAGATGGTTCAGTTTACAACGAACTCGCCCGTATCACCCCGATCCGACAACCTGACGGCCAAATCACCCATTATCTGGCGACCAAAGAAGATATAACCGAACTCAAACGTGTACAAACTGAGTTAGAACTGCACCGAGATCATCTCGAAGAGCTGGTCGCCCAACGTTCGGCTCAGATCACTGAACTGAATACTCAATTACAACAACGCGCCGAAGAAGCAGAGGCCGCCACTCAGGCGAAAAGTCAATTTTTGGCGAATATGAGTCATGAAATCCGCACCCCCATGAACTCGATTATTGGCCTCTCTCATCTGGCTTTAGGCACAGAACTGACCGCACAGCAGCGCGATTATCTGCAAAAAATTAAAGGAGCCGGCGAACATCTGTTAGCTATTATTAATGAGATCCTCGATTTTTCTAAAATTGAAGCCGGCAAACTGCATCTAGAACAAACACCGTTCGTATTAAGTCATTTAATGCAGGAAGTGACTGACTTAGTTGAGCAAAAAGCCAAGGCCAAAAATTTAATGCTGCAGGTCGAAATCAGCGAACAAATTCCACCGCAATTGCTCGGTGATCCACTGCGGCTAAAACAGATCCTGCTGAACTATGCCAGCAACGCGATTAAGTTTACCGATACCGGCCACATAACATTGCGCGTAACTATGCCGTACGTAAGTGCTGACGCTGTGCAATTACGATTCTCTGTGCAAGACACTGGCATCGGTTTAACCCTTGAGCAGCAACAACGTCTGTTCCAGAGTTTCCAGCAAGCAGATGCGTCCACTACACGCAAATATGGCGGCACCGGATTAGGTCTGGCTATCTCTCAGCGCTTAGCAGAATTAATGGGGGGCGAGGTCGGCGTTGAGAGTATTTATGGTCAGGGGAGTACCTTCTGGTTTACTGTTTTGTTAGCACCGGCAACTCTTTCATCTACAACAGCTGACATGCTGTTATCGCCGTCACTATCGCGCGCCGCTGATGACACAGCAGTTTTTAAGCATCTAACCGAACAAACTGTTTCTATTAAAAACAAGAGCAATCCGACCATCACCGACTCAATTGCTCTGGAAAAAACGTTACAACAATTACGGGTTTTATTGAGTGAGTATGATTTAGAAGCCGCCGCGCTCTTTCGTAATCAGCGCGAATATTTAGAAACCATTTTTCCCGGACAATTAACGCTTCTGGCCGATGCAATCGCCGCATTTGAATTTGATGATGCCTTATTTTTACTGGCCAAACTGCAAGCCAATCGCATTGAGCAACCATCATAAGGAACACGGGATGCCACAACATGAGCATGAAAAACGCACCCTGTTGGTAATTGATGATATTGCCGACAACCTGATGTTGATGAATGAAATATTACGCGATAACTATAAAGTGAAAGGCGCCAACAGTGGTGAACGCGGGTTGCGGATCGCCTTTTCTGATACCCCGCCCGATTTGATCTTACTTGATGTCATGATGCCGGATATGGATGGTTTTGAGGTATGTCGTCGCCTTAAAGCCATGCCGCAAACAGAACATATTCCAATTATTTTTGTGACCGCTAAATCTGACACCGTTGACGAAGAACAAGGTCTCGCCTTGGGTGCGGTTGATTACATCGTCAAACCCATCAGTCCGCCGATCGTCAAAGCTCGAGTCAAAACACACCTCGCGTTAAAAGATGCGGCAGATTTTTTACGTAGTAAAAATGATTACCTGAAACAAGAGGTCGAACGCCGTACCGCAGAGATCATTCGTCAGTCACAAGAATTACATGCCATGCAAGATGTCACTATTATGGCGATGGCATCGTTAGCGGAAACGCGTGATAACGAAACCGGCGGCCATATTCGCCGCACACAAACCTATGTCAAAGCACTCGCCGAGCGGCTGCAATCTCACGCGCACTTTGCGACTATGCTGACCGAAGAAAATATTGATCTGCTGTATAAATCTGCGCCATTGCACGACATCGGTAAGGTCGGCATTCCTGACAGTATTTTATTAAAACCAGGCTCACTGACTGCTGAGGAATTTGAACTCATGAAACAACATACCACCTTGGGCTTAGAGGCCATTGTGCAGGCGGAAAATCAATGCGGCATGCGGGTCGATTTTCTGCAATTTGCCAAACAGATTGCGTATTCACATCATGAACGATGGGATGGTAAAGGTTACCCGCAAGGTTTGGCAGGCGATGCAATTCCCCTGCCGGCACGACTCATGGCGATTGCCGATGTGTATGATGCCCTGATCAATAAACGCGTATACAAACCCCCATTCTCACATGAGGAAGCCGTAGCTATTATGGCGGCAGGACGGGGAACCCAGTTTGATCTGGAAGTGCTCGATGCATTTATCGATATTGAAGGGGTATTCAGAACGATTGCAGCCCGCTTTCCTGCGTGACAGCAGGCTGCAAAGTCATTTATCAAGCCAGAATAAATTTCTCAATCACATGCGCCACACCATCTTCTTCATTAGAGTGGGTCACATAATCGGCAATAGCTTTAATGTCATCAAACGCATTCCCCATTGCTACTGACAAACCCGCATATTCCAGCATGTGGATATCATTACCCGCATCCCCGACACAGATCACTTCTGCCGATGTAATGCCCAGATAATCCGCCAGCATAGCAACGCCATTACCTTTATTGCTATTCTTGTTCAGGATCTCTAAAAAGAATGGGGCACTGCGCACTACGGTAAAACGATCGTAATAATCGGTTGGAATTTGCTCAACGCCCGGCGATAAAATTTCCGGTTCATCCACCAGCATCACTTTCACAATCGGGTGGTCTTCTGCTAATTCATTAAAATCGATGAGTGTCAGCGGAATACCATTCATATCGCGTTCATGCGCGGTGTAATGACTTAATTTAGGTGAAATCAAACCGAGTTCAGTAGAAAACGCATGGGTATTAACACCAATTTGCTGACTCACGGCATACACATCATGCAGATCTTTACCGCTGATCAACTGACTGCAAATATTTTTTCGGGTGCCGACATTTTTAATCAGCGCACCGTTATAACTCAGTGCGTAATCATCGTCCGTGGTCAACCCCAACTCAGTCAGATAGCGCTCCAGCCCTTCAATCGGACGGCCCGAAGCCAGCACCACTTTCACCCCTTTTTCTCGGGCTTGGTGAATGGCACTCTTGGTGCGTTCAGAAATCGTACCATCGCCACGTAACAACGTGCCGTCCATATCAAGTGCAATCAGCTTATACATGGTTATCACCGGAGTAGTAAAGTTGCCTGCATTTTACCGGAAAAACCGGTTTCATTCAGTGGTTTTAGCGCTAACTTTCATTAAAAATGAATTAATGAAATTAATGCATAGCGCCCTATCCTCTCTCATTTCATGAATTAAACCATCTTTTATCGCTAATTTTTTATATCAAAAAAAACGCATTCGATAGCTATGTGTTCAATAAAAAAGCAATTGTGTGATTTTTTAAACTACCCTGCAGACAAATAACGATATTTTATTTAGGATCTGTGCTTACCTTCCAATGTTCGGATGAAGGTAGCAGGAGAGGATGATTTTACATCCACCGAAGAAGTGAATCTTTCAGGTGCCGCAAGGTGAGGACTGCTACTGGACGATACTCTGGAGAGATCCGTTAAATCGGGCGCCGAAGGAGCAAAACCCATTTGGGTTGAAACTCTCAGGCAAAAGGACAGAGGGGATGGAATGACATATCTGGTGATCGTCACCGGGTAGGTATTCCTGTCTCCTCCTTTCACGAATGAACAGCTTCGTTTCAGGAGGATATTTAAAACTATGCTTCATTCATTTCTTACCGCCGTTGATGATTTTATCTGGGGTCCGCCTCTATTAGCTTTGCTGATGGGTACTGGGCTCTATCTCACTATCCGTTTAGGTCTGTTACAGGTCATTCGCCTGCCACTGGCACTAAAATTGGTGTTCTTTCCACCCAAACATGATGACAAAGAAGGTGACGTATCCAGCTTTGCCGCTTTGTGTACCGCCCTCTCCGCTACTATCGGTACCGGTAATATTGTGGGTGTTGCCACAGCCGTTAAACTGGGTGGCCCAGGTGCTATTTTCTGGATGTGGATAGCAGCCTTCTTAGGCATGGCAACAAAATACGCCGAAGGGCTGCTGGCTGTTCGTTATCGCCAGAAAGATGCTAACGGTCAGATGAGTGGCGGGCCAATGTACTACCTGGAAAAAGGCTTAGGCAGTAAATTTCTAGCCTGTTCCTTTGCCCTGTTTGGTATCGGTGTAGCCCTGTTTGGTATCGGTACCTTCCCACAGGTCAATGCTATTGCCGATGCCGCACAGTTGGCGTTTGAAATACCAAAATGGACAACCGGCCTGATCCTCGCGGTATTGGTCGCGTTGATCACCGTGGGTGGTATTGAATCAATTTCCCGTGTATCAACCAAAGTCGTGCCATTCATGGCTGCATTGTATGTACTAACCTGCCTTGGTGTTATGTATATAAATGCAGAACAACTGCCCGCTGTAGTGCATCAGATCTTGAATGCTGCTTTCACGACCACAGCGGCAACCGGTGGTTTTGCCGGTGCCACCATGATGCTGGCCCTGCAGGCCGGGGTAGCACGGGGGGTGTTTTCTAATGAATCAGGTTTAGGTTCCGCGCCTATTGCTGCTGCCGCTGCAAAAACAGACTCTTGTGTAGAACAAGGCCTTGTCTGCATGACAGGTACCTTCTTCGATACCATTATTATCTGCACCATGACCGGTATCACGCTGGTTCTGACCGGCGCATGGCAATCTGATACAGCTGGCACCGCGATGACCAATCTGGCTTTCACGCAAGGTATTGGGAGTCAGCTCGGTTTTTACTTGGTCAACATTGGTCTGCTGTTCTTTGCCTTTACCACTATCATTGGCTGGAACTACTACGGTGAGCGTTGTACCGAATACCTGCTGGGTGTTAAAGCCATCAAAGGCTATCGCTGGATCTTCGTCTTGTTGGTTGCAGCGGGTGCATTCCTGCATTTGGATCTGATTTGGATCATTGCCGATATCGTTAACGGTCTGATGGCAATTCCAAATTTGATTGGTTTGATTGGATTACGTCATGTCATTGCAACAGAAACTTTTGCTTACTTTGGTGCAAAAGACCCAGCGCCAGACGATGGGGAAACAGAAGCCAGTTTATAATCTGGCGGCATAAAAAAAAAGCCGGCTGTAATTAGCCGGCTTTTTTTATAAGCGGAAAATAAATTAACCGTTTACTGCGTCTTTTAATGCCTTACCAGCAACAAAAGTTGGTACGTTGGAAGCAGCAATAGTAATTTCCTGACCAGTCTGAGGGTTACGACCAGTACGGCTAGCACGATGATTTACTTTAAATGTACCGAAGCCAACCAGCTGTACCGGATCACCTTCTTTCAGGCTTTGAGTGATAGTTTCCAGAATCTGTTCCAGTGCTGCTTTAGCCTGGGCTTTGCTCATGTCAGCCTTGGCTGCAATCGCATCAACAAGCTCAGTTTTGTTCATACGCAATCCTTATTATTTAAGCCGATCAAAAAAGCTGCCTCAATCTAGTCAAAATTCGACGGACTGGCAAAAACTTTCTGTCGTGTTTTCAGGAAAAACAGCAGATTTTCACCGAGAACTTCTTTGAAGTCACAAAACATACTGCCAGCCGCTTAAGCTTTATACTAAGCCCCGCAACAACAACTACTCCAGACTAATGCCCAGATTTGATACACCATTTTGTGTAGCGAGTTCTTTTATCTTCAAAATCACATTCGCATCACGGGGTTGAGAAACTGCAGTCAGTAACTCCACCTGAAAAGCCATTTCTTCTTCTATAAGCGATTCCGCATACAGCTCTTCATCGGTAAGTTCTTTTCCTTGCTGCATTTCAATAAAGCCAATCACGGAACCCAGTGATGTTTGACACACATCATAAGCTTCATCGCCCAACCGAAATACAACCGAGTTATAAGCCGTTGCCAATGCCACACAAGCATCCAGTGCCGGCCAGGCGCCATAACATTCTTCTTTTTGTGGTTCCGGCATGCTGCTTTCTATCTTTTCCAGAATCGCCGACAAATCGACATGCATGCCGCGCTCAGTCAGATACTGCCACATGGTATCCAGCGCCTGTCGGAAGAGTGCCACATCACCACGACCGGTGCTTTCAACATACAGGCAATAATTGGGATACATTCTCTCGCTTAATGCCAACGCATAAACGGTCTGCTGCCACGGCATCAGCTTTTGCAATTTCTTATAAAATTTGTCACCAAACACAGCATTCTCCTTCGCGTAAGCCATGAATTGTAAGCTAGTCTGCAGCTAATGAAAAATAAACTAACAAACAGATGCATGAGCTGACCCAAATTGACATTGAACAAAAAACCACCAGATGCGCACGGTATTGGCATTTTATCGCCCATTTTATTGTCATCACACCGCCGTCCGTGATACAAATCTAACTTTGTGCCATCTAGGGTCGATGAAATTTTAACCCTGCATTCAGTGATGGTATAACATTCCGATTATCAACAGAGCGAAGACAGAACAATGAAACGGATCCTGACACCGTTTACAGGTTTGGCGAATCGTGAGTTACCCATTCCCCGACAGCACTTATACGCCATTATTATGTTGGCGTGTTTCTCTGTAGCCAGTATTACTCTGTTACCGCCACCAGGCGAGTTGCTTTCAGATAAACCAATGCCGGTGTCTACCGAAGACTTATCTGCGGATGCTGAATTAAGTAAGCAGGCCGTTGATACCGAATTTGTTAACGTACCGAATCAAGCCTTATTGGATGATGGTGATGGTACCAGCGATGGTATCACTGACGATACCACCGCCCCGACCGGTGAACTTCAGTTGATGGATTACACCGTAAAAGATGACGATAACCTTTCTTACATCTTTAATACCCTCAACTTATCGCCTATTTCTCTGCAAAAACTAGTTGCGGTAGACATCCAAAATTCATTGGTACGTCTGAAACCAGGACAAAAAATTTCGTTTTATCTGGATGACGAAAACGTTATCCAAAAATTATCGATCCCTTTAGAGCAGGATAAACGCGTCATTTTTGAACGTTCTGGCGATGACTATAAGTCACGTATTGAACAAGGTGATGCTGCAACTGCTGACGACAACAAACAGGAAAGTGTCAGTGCAGTCGATGCAGACACTAACGACGAAGCCAGTAAAACTAACACAGCAGCTATTACTGACGAAAAATCAAAAGTAAGTAAAAAAGAAGCCGCTAGAATTGCTGCGGAAGAAAAAGCAGATAAAAAAGCAGCAGAAAAAGCCAAAGCAGAAGCTGCTGAGAAAAAAGAAGCCGCTCGTCCAGCTATTCGCCCAACACGCGTATTACGCGGCACCATTTCCGGAACATTCGGTAACAGCGCTCGTAGCGCCGGCTTGAGCGCAGGTCATATCCATCAGGTAACTCGTTTATTCCAAGGACGTATCGACTTTCGCCGTGATCTGAAAAAAGGCGATACCTTCAAGGTATTATTCGATCGTAATGCTGTCGGCGGAAAAGCAGTTAGCGATGCACGTGTGTTAGCCGTTATTATCGGTTCGAAAGGAAAAACTTATTCGGCATTCCGTAGTAGCGACGATAATCAGTTTTATGATGATGAAGGCAGCAGCCTGAGCATGACCCAAAGTGGTAAGTTCATGCGTTTCCCAATCCCATCGTCAACTAAGGTGAGTTCTGGATTTAATCCACACCGCCTTAACCCAGTCACAGGCCGCGTGATGGCTCACAACGGTACAGACTTCTCCGTGCATGTAGGAACGCCTGTTCAGGCGCCAGCAGATGCCGTAGTAATCAAAGCAACGCGTCATCCTGATATGGGTATTTATCTGGTCTTACGCCACAGTGGCCGTTACAGCACTGTGTATATGCATTTAAGCAAATCCATGGTGAAACCCGGCCAGAAAGTCAAAATGGGCCAAGTGATCGCCTTATCTGGCAACACAGGTCGTTCTACCGGTCCACATCTGCATTATGAATTCCATGTCAACAATCGCCCGGTCGATCCGATGCGTGTCGATTTGCCAATGAATGAACCAATGCAGAACAAAGCCCGTAAAACTTTGGTGGCTAAAATTCAGGAATATAAACGTCAGCTGAATGCCGGTTAACTGCTTACCCAATAGATAAACTTGATAGATAAAAAAAGACCGGCTTTTTAGCCGGTCTTTTTTTATGCCTGATGATAGGTTTCCGAAAATTGATGCACCGCATCAACAAAGGTACTGACCCGCTCAGGATCAATATCCGGTGTAATGCCGTGCCCGAGATTAAAGACATGCCCAGAACCATGCCCATACCGGCCTAATATATCCTGCACCTTCGCTTTAACTAATGCATCATCACCGTATAAAACCGCCGGATCCATATTGCCTTGCAGGGCGACTTTATCTCCGACTCGTTGTCGGGCAATTGCAATATCGGTCGTCCAATCCAAACCAATCGCATCACAGCCTGATGCCGCAATAGCTTCCAACCATTGGCCGCCACCTTTCGTGAATAAGGTCACCGGGATAGTCCGACCTTCGTATTGGCGATGAAGCCCCTGTACTATTTGCGTCATATATTGCAGTGAAAAATCACGGTAATCCTGATGAGATAATACGCCGCCCCAGGTATCAAAAATCATCAATGCATCCGCACCAGCCGCGATCTGTGCATTAAGATATTGCGTTACACTGGTGGCTAATTTACTGAGTAAACCATGCAGTAAATGCGGCTCCCGATACATCATCTGTTTGATACGCGAGAATTGTTTGCTGCTGCCACCTTCCACCATATAGGTAGCAAGTGTCCATGGGCTGCCAGAAAAACCAATCAACGGAACTTGTTGTGCCAGCGCCTTTTTGATGGTGCGGACTGCATCCATGACATAACGCAACTCACCTTCCGGATCCGGCAGTGGCAATGCATCCACATCGCGTTGATGCTGAATAGTCTTCGCAAACTTAGGCCCTTCACCAGCACCAAAGGTCAACTCTAACCCCATGGCATCTGGAATAGTCAAAATATCGGAAAACAGAATAGCGGCATCAAGTGCATAACGACGTAATGGTTGCAGCGTTACTTCACAAGCCAGCTCCGGGGTTTGACACAACGTCATAAAATCCCCGGCCTCAGCACGCAATGCACGATATTCCGGCAGATAACGACCAGCCTGACGCATTAACCAAACGGGGGTGCGATCAACGGGCTGACGCAATAGCGCTCTCAGGTAACGATCATTTTCTATCTTAATCATTTATCTGTTCTGGTTAGTCAATATCGGACAATTCTAACATTCTGATGATTAACATGCTGCTAACAATCAATAAACTGTTTAAAGCATAGACAGGACTAACAGGAAAAGAGACATGGTTAACAGTTGTTAACTTCAATGGTGGGTCATTTGTAACAAAGGCCGCACAATGAGTTTAGAAAAGAATAAATACTTTAGATGGTAAACCAAGGAGGCAACATGCTGGTTACTCTTGATAAAATACGCCAACAAGTCGCCGGAAAACACCCTGCTATCGATTCATGGCTGGATGTGCGCCGTAACTTGTTAGTTGAATACATGCAGTTAGCTGGGCTTATGCCACCTTACCGCAAGGTACAGCCTACTAATCAGGCGCTCTCTGATTTCTGTGATCATTTGGTTGATTATGTATCCGCGGGGCATTTTGAGATTTATGAAATTCTGATCCAAGCGTATGAGCAGACAGAAGGCAAACATTTATCACTGACTAATCGCTTAATTGATCGCATTCAAGATACAACAGAATCTATTCTGGATTTCAATGAACGCTATGGCGATATCAAAGATGATGAAATGCCAGAGCTGGAGACAGATCTCAGCCAATTAGGTTTAACATTGGAAGAACGTTTTAAACTGGAAGATCGGCTAGTGTTAGTCTTGAATGTATTAGATGATGCAGAGTCATCTGAGAAATCAGTAACAACCGCCTGATTTCACTTAAGCATCATGTTACATTCCATCTAAGCTATTTGGCAGTAATGGGGATCGACAGAGTATGATTGAACGGCGTCGCTTTTTTCGGGTGGTCTATTCAACACCAGCCCGACTCCAGCAAGGAGAGCACATTTGGTCGACAACCTTATTGGATCTGTCGTTACAGGGTGCTTTACTGGATCGCCCTAAACAGTGGACTGACCAAAATACCGGTTTATTCACCCTGTCTTTCTCGTTGGCTGATTCAGAGATCCAAATCAATATGGAAGTGGAACCAACGCATTTAGACAGCAAAAAACTCGGTGTCTATTGCCATCATATTGATATCGATAGTGCCTCCCATCTGCGCCGGCTCATTGAATTGAATGCCGGCGACACGGAATTATTATTGCGAGAGTTTGCTCATTTGCTGGAAGATCATCAGGAGCATGAGCACAATCACCCTTCCGATTCAGAGTAATTCAATCGCTTCTTGCAAACAGGTCACTGGCATTATTTTCATGCCGGTGATGTCATGTTTTGGCATATTGGCTTTCGGAATGATTGCCTGACGGAAACCATGTTTTGCCGCTTCCTGTAAACGCTCCTGACCGGAAGGAACAGGGCGGATCTCGCCAGATAAACCGACCTCGCCAAAAATAATCAGATCTTTAGGTAATGGGTTATCGCGGAAGCTCGACACCATGGCCGCAATCAATGCCAGATCGGCGCTGGTCTCTTCTACTTTTACGCCACCCACGACGTTGATGAATACATCTTGATCGGACATCTGAATACCACCATGTCGATGCATGACCGCCAGCAGCATTGCTAGTCGATTGTGTTCAGCACCGACAGCCAGACGACGAGGATTTGCTAATTGTGAATAATCAACCAACGCCTGTAACTCCACCAGCAAAGGTCGAGTGCCTTCCCAAATGACCATGACTACGGAACCAGGGCTTTCCGCTTCGCCCCTGTTCAGGAAAATAGCCGACGGGTTACTCACCTCTTTCATACCCTGCGAGGTCATCGCAAACACACCCAATTCGTTTATCGCACCAAAGCGGTTTTTCTGACAACGCAAGGTTCGGTAGCGTGAATCAGCATCACCTTCCAGCAGCACCGAGCAATCGACACAATGCTCTAATACTTTTGGCCCCGCCAAGGCACCGTCTTTCGTAACATGCCCGACCATAAAAATGGCCACTTGATGCTGTTTGGCAAAACGCGTCAGATGTGCGGCACTTTCCCGTACCTGAGACACCGAACCCGGCGATGAGCTAACATCAGCCACATGCATGACTTGAATCGAGTCGATGACCATCA
This window contains:
- a CDS encoding PAS domain S-box protein → MNREHILSIINDLILTIGRENKLHSLLIKVLQRLMFHTTYPTGLILLDAQTDRDSTRATLVASIGDRTLQRRVNETITIPPALLNSEQIADLPPDALIDLLPATSRHYRCALRLSLNQNGMILLLSPEPPTTNLPFTQIFQPVLAHLRQSIELCRQSERYQQSLRTARDEARAELAATHIAIEKERTLLRNIQAAIPDPVWTKDLNGTFLSCNQAFEHLFGVTEAELVGKNDYHFFTAERAEFFRQKDHEAIVADKTCINEEWALSGDGRSILLETSKTPMRDAQGNLLGVVGVGRDITQSRKMQNALYERREIYSAIVEQAADSIGLVDANTGQFLEFNSAAHQHLGYSREEFAQMSVADIDVSLSIDELHAQLESLSNSNATDFEARHRTKNGEIIDVLVSARPITVHGRRCLASIWSNITHQKSTEEQLRKLSMAVEQSPGSIVITDLNGNIEYVNEAFVRITGWQRNEVVGQNPRVLKSDLTPTATYDAMWATLTNGHTWSGEFINRRKDGSVYNELARITPIRQPDGQITHYLATKEDITELKRVQTELELHRDHLEELVAQRSAQITELNTQLQQRAEEAEAATQAKSQFLANMSHEIRTPMNSIIGLSHLALGTELTAQQRDYLQKIKGAGEHLLAIINEILDFSKIEAGKLHLEQTPFVLSHLMQEVTDLVEQKAKAKNLMLQVEISEQIPPQLLGDPLRLKQILLNYASNAIKFTDTGHITLRVTMPYVSADAVQLRFSVQDTGIGLTLEQQQRLFQSFQQADASTTRKYGGTGLGLAISQRLAELMGGEVGVESIYGQGSTFWFTVLLAPATLSSTTADMLLSPSLSRAADDTAVFKHLTEQTVSIKNKSNPTITDSIALEKTLQQLRVLLSEYDLEAAALFRNQREYLETIFPGQLTLLADAIAAFEFDDALFLLAKLQANRIEQPS
- a CDS encoding two-component system response regulator produces the protein MPQHEHEKRTLLVIDDIADNLMLMNEILRDNYKVKGANSGERGLRIAFSDTPPDLILLDVMMPDMDGFEVCRRLKAMPQTEHIPIIFVTAKSDTVDEEQGLALGAVDYIVKPISPPIVKARVKTHLALKDAADFLRSKNDYLKQEVERRTAEIIRQSQELHAMQDVTIMAMASLAETRDNETGGHIRRTQTYVKALAERLQSHAHFATMLTEENIDLLYKSAPLHDIGKVGIPDSILLKPGSLTAEEFELMKQHTTLGLEAIVQAENQCGMRVDFLQFAKQIAYSHHERWDGKGYPQGLAGDAIPLPARLMAIADVYDALINKRVYKPPFSHEEAVAIMAAGRGTQFDLEVLDAFIDIEGVFRTIAARFPA
- the yidA gene encoding sugar-phosphatase; this encodes MYKLIALDMDGTLLRGDGTISERTKSAIHQAREKGVKVVLASGRPIEGLERYLTELGLTTDDDYALSYNGALIKNVGTRKNICSQLISGKDLHDVYAVSQQIGVNTHAFSTELGLISPKLSHYTAHERDMNGIPLTLIDFNELAEDHPIVKVMLVDEPEILSPGVEQIPTDYYDRFTVVRSAPFFLEILNKNSNKGNGVAMLADYLGITSAEVICVGDAGNDIHMLEYAGLSVAMGNAFDDIKAIADYVTHSNEEDGVAHVIEKFILA
- a CDS encoding sodium:alanine symporter family protein; this encodes MLHSFLTAVDDFIWGPPLLALLMGTGLYLTIRLGLLQVIRLPLALKLVFFPPKHDDKEGDVSSFAALCTALSATIGTGNIVGVATAVKLGGPGAIFWMWIAAFLGMATKYAEGLLAVRYRQKDANGQMSGGPMYYLEKGLGSKFLACSFALFGIGVALFGIGTFPQVNAIADAAQLAFEIPKWTTGLILAVLVALITVGGIESISRVSTKVVPFMAALYVLTCLGVMYINAEQLPAVVHQILNAAFTTTAATGGFAGATMMLALQAGVARGVFSNESGLGSAPIAAAAAKTDSCVEQGLVCMTGTFFDTIIICTMTGITLVLTGAWQSDTAGTAMTNLAFTQGIGSQLGFYLVNIGLLFFAFTTIIGWNYYGERCTEYLLGVKAIKGYRWIFVLLVAAGAFLHLDLIWIIADIVNGLMAIPNLIGLIGLRHVIATETFAYFGAKDPAPDDGETEASL
- the hupA gene encoding nucleoid-associated protein HU-alpha produces the protein MNKTELVDAIAAKADMSKAQAKAALEQILETITQSLKEGDPVQLVGFGTFKVNHRASRTGRNPQTGQEITIAASNVPTFVAGKALKDAVNG
- a CDS encoding YjaG family protein — protein: MFGDKFYKKLQKLMPWQQTVYALALSERMYPNYCLYVESTGRGDVALFRQALDTMWQYLTERGMHVDLSAILEKIESSMPEPQKEECYGAWPALDACVALATAYNSVVFRLGDEAYDVCQTSLGSVIGFIEMQQGKELTDEELYAESLIEEEMAFQVELLTAVSQPRDANVILKIKELATQNGVSNLGISLE
- a CDS encoding peptidoglycan DD-metalloendopeptidase family protein is translated as MKRILTPFTGLANRELPIPRQHLYAIIMLACFSVASITLLPPPGELLSDKPMPVSTEDLSADAELSKQAVDTEFVNVPNQALLDDGDGTSDGITDDTTAPTGELQLMDYTVKDDDNLSYIFNTLNLSPISLQKLVAVDIQNSLVRLKPGQKISFYLDDENVIQKLSIPLEQDKRVIFERSGDDYKSRIEQGDAATADDNKQESVSAVDADTNDEASKTNTAAITDEKSKVSKKEAARIAAEEKADKKAAEKAKAEAAEKKEAARPAIRPTRVLRGTISGTFGNSARSAGLSAGHIHQVTRLFQGRIDFRRDLKKGDTFKVLFDRNAVGGKAVSDARVLAVIIGSKGKTYSAFRSSDDNQFYDDEGSSLSMTQSGKFMRFPIPSSTKVSSGFNPHRLNPVTGRVMAHNGTDFSVHVGTPVQAPADAVVIKATRHPDMGIYLVLRHSGRYSTVYMHLSKSMVKPGQKVKMGQVIALSGNTGRSTGPHLHYEFHVNNRPVDPMRVDLPMNEPMQNKARKTLVAKIQEYKRQLNAG
- the hemE gene encoding uroporphyrinogen decarboxylase, with the translated sequence MIKIENDRYLRALLRQPVDRTPVWLMRQAGRYLPEYRALRAEAGDFMTLCQTPELACEVTLQPLRRYALDAAILFSDILTIPDAMGLELTFGAGEGPKFAKTIQHQRDVDALPLPDPEGELRYVMDAVRTIKKALAQQVPLIGFSGSPWTLATYMVEGGSSKQFSRIKQMMYREPHLLHGLLSKLATSVTQYLNAQIAAGADALMIFDTWGGVLSHQDYRDFSLQYMTQIVQGLHRQYEGRTIPVTLFTKGGGQWLEAIAASGCDAIGLDWTTDIAIARQRVGDKVALQGNMDPAVLYGDDALVKAKVQDILGRYGHGSGHVFNLGHGITPDIDPERVSTFVDAVHQFSETYHQA
- the rsd gene encoding sigma D regulator — protein: MLVTLDKIRQQVAGKHPAIDSWLDVRRNLLVEYMQLAGLMPPYRKVQPTNQALSDFCDHLVDYVSAGHFEIYEILIQAYEQTEGKHLSLTNRLIDRIQDTTESILDFNERYGDIKDDEMPELETDLSQLGLTLEERFKLEDRLVLVLNVLDDAESSEKSVTTA
- a CDS encoding PilZ domain-containing protein, which encodes MIERRRFFRVVYSTPARLQQGEHIWSTTLLDLSLQGALLDRPKQWTDQNTGLFTLSFSLADSEIQINMEVEPTHLDSKKLGVYCHHIDIDSASHLRRLIELNAGDTELLLREFAHLLEDHQEHEHNHPSDSE